From the genome of Neodiprion pinetum isolate iyNeoPine1 chromosome 3, iyNeoPine1.2, whole genome shotgun sequence, one region includes:
- the LOC124215066 gene encoding uncharacterized protein isoform X3 has translation MNNNEKNSHTNNDTTNARACSIAIPKEQSIRHSLRLQENPHFLITAKGSQLGYGTHDKTNTDVSTAITTPLPENLIEKSPHVNENLIKDQTYKHWPEKFNKVVPRSVEKPRGRVCDKQEGKNSKILISNDKSEVITTCKRQSRSTGNREILKNKSNDCQKTSCRISRETKSPKVKEVSCNTVLSSVPRIIPQQAPRHKGQKGKEGILAHCTEKVVKKVKKKQDVHFSKKTSAKADMQEKIELDKQRIKKNIENLKKSYEAKKKYCQKIVEIKNLQTNNARDNNDCINAKNENNGAARTRIFNLKKSIQMDKNFSTSKIESNDVNSAPETQHKNEPKSKASDPTNLNCTKCCIDSTRNTIQSSKDVKICCEKDVSKTAEIESIANLIEPSNCDCNRLKQLLVANKFSSISEDKIMYNANSINYGCYSDQPYRKGPNKQQDYRNYAINADIKLTKLEKDKSTVNDDAKYNLMKTLIHPASEINGSQGLNNNTIKFSLYKHQSKDGLANCKDEKTQDVYKNSGSSNSTVNVETASLSNIVTQLPDNMSKMESYETLNAAKITAYLKHPSSSNTSDKIISNLKTNGYKYSKKYRRFNHKEKNMCCNMARYIERMVSNEKKYQKHEKKIDPERKNVKIIIDENSPKTSRIRIVNDRSSVSVVCHGSEKTTSPSRRSNNTAAKNTESSGGESSGYKSYHNDLHKRHFDHSDQAKMNSTEHQQIEHVTERKFHNTQTILYHNINDDRFESISSPLDDPVNTQFVGIRENIKSHQNLCEEKLKKRDTETKYTLYDTNKYLSAFTNSLDMYLPCEITAYQMKEVNRSKVFQFNNPELEEKDVDNAEMRIGKYLIENSSDSRDELSEEEESSEQLNSARDAKIDKDKVIVLKKPNNAVQRSLEYVVSKRFLDLNNAEGQDSFIHIPTVPAQHKIITSLQDVKHEEIREAFETSRSTTDLTSALAHNKAAERVKSSISDIETGSGNPKLYLVDKKIVMGTDPGYKRIKCSKRLKIKNENLYDSNKVYELWANSKSTANSTDNESQTTRRFICAPSDSKRCRTNKFKFNIFKKIKSCKSEKTTHIPLDQLPKPPSSFLESSAPSQSTMLSSTADTDYWESDTVLNLHKGATLLLHTNPATKTYTDPTHINHSKRNHITASPEENHDHLHLQSNNRASTSHKDTETYLQSSPAHPMNEKQLTAPHALHTAAPPPPSALPPPYPFCCPFVPYMMQYWQNYQQPPPASKLPLPDGDWQPTVRKNGNEPPPPDMVPIPWFPPMSNVHDHPPRAEMNFTTSNNIHAQPPPEWLMMPRGYAPCFPCSNTTESYLRKTDSSVCKDDEPPVEISENKQDEKKKTVSSKLFKIFRRKNRAEMDTLDDDGKKGKYHRSGSEAKLVRKVRVVENEENNTNGQSIWESPDIAGIPVKSNVGNSRRNWTMLSQRFSSRWINPGRGRVRVYKNTK, from the exons AtgaacaataatgaaaaaaactcgCATACTAATAACGATACAACGAATGCCAGAGCTTGCAGCATTGCTATACCTAAAGAACAATCAATTCGCCATTCTTTACGCCTCCAAGAAAAtccacattttttaattactgcTAAAGGGTCGCAACTGGGTTATGGAACACATGATAAAACTAATACCGACGTGTCAACTGCAATAACAACACCTTTACCTGaaaatttgatagaaaaatcTCCTCATGTTAACGAAAATCTGATAAAGGATCAAACCTACAAACATTGGCCAGAGAAGTTTAACAAAGTCGTGCCTAGATCTGTTGAAAAACCAAGAGGTAGAGTTTGTGATAAGCAGgagggaaaaaattctaagatattaatttcaaacgacAAATCAGAGGTGATAACTACATGCAAAAGACAATCCAGATCAACAGGTAATAgagaaattctcaaaaataaatcaaatgaTTGTCAAAAAACTTCATGCAGAATAAGCAGAGAAACGAAGTCACCTAAAGTAAAGGAAGTGTCTTGTAATACTGTTCTGTCCTCAGTTCCGCGTATCATTCCACAGCAAGCACCTAGACACAAGGGTCAAAAGGGAAAAGAGGGAATATTAGCTCATTGCACTGAGaaagttgtgaaaaaagttaaaaagaaGCAAGATGTGCATTTCTCGAAAAAAACTTCAGCAAAAGCCGACATGCAGGAAAAGATCGAATTAGATAAACAacgaattaagaaaaatatagaaaatttaaaaaagagtTACGAGgctaagaaaaaatattgtcaaaaaattgttgaaatcaaaaatttacaaacaaataATGCTCGTGACAACAATGACTGTATCAATGCAAAGAATGAGAACAATGGAGCAGCTCGAACAAGAATTTTCAATCTTAAGAAGTCTATACAAATGgataaaaacttttccacTTCCAAGATTGAATCTAATGATGTTAATTCTGCACCTGAAACACAGCACAAGAATGAGCCAAAAAGTAAAGCAAGTGACCCGACCAACTTGAATTGTACAAAATGTTGTATTGATTCCACTCGTAATACTATCCAGTCGAGCAAGGATGTAAAAATATGTTGCGAGAAAGATGTCTCAAAAACAGCAGAGATTGAATCGATAGCGAATTTGATAGAACCATCGAACTGTGATTGTAACAGACTGAAACAATTGTTAGTTGCCAACAAATTTTCGTCTATTTCTGAAgataaaatcatgtataatgccaattcaataaattatgGATGCTATTCTGATCAACCATATCGTAAAGGACCCAACAAACAACAAGATTACAGAAACTATGCTATTAATGCAGATATAAAATTGACCAAActagaaaaagataaaagcACTGTCAACGATGATGCAAAATATAATCTTATGAAAACCTTGATACACCCAGCATCTGAAATTAATGGTTCTCAAggattgaataataatactatcaaattttcactctACAAACATCAATCGAAAGATGGTCTAGCTAATTGTAAGGATGAAAAAACTCAAGACGTTTACAAAAACTCCGGAAGCAGCAACAGCACGGTGAATGTTGAAACAGCAAGCTTATCAAATATTGTAACACAGTTACCAGATAACATGAGTAAAATGGAGAGCTATGAGACTTTGAATGCTGCTAAAATCACAGCATATTTGAAACACCCGTCGTCAAGTAACACCTCAGACAAAATaatatcgaatttgaaaacgaatggttataaatattcgaaaaagtACAGACGTTTCAATcataaagagaaaaatatgtgCTGCAATATGGCACGTTACATTGAAAGAATGGTGTCGAATGAGAAAAAGTATCAGAaacatgaaaagaaaattgatccAGAGCGAAAAAACGTCAAAATAATCATCGATGAAAACAGCCCGAAAACCAGCCGAATAAGAATAGTGAACGATAGATCCAGTGTCAGTGTTGTTTGTCATGGTTCGGAGAAAACAACATCTCCAAGTAGAAGAAGTAACAATACGGCAGCGAAAAATACTGAATCCAGCGGAGGAGAAAGCAGCGGCTATAAATCATATCACAACGATTTGCACAAGAGACATTTTGATCACTCCGATCAAGCCAAAATGAACTCGACTGAGCATCAACAAATTGAACATGTtacagaaagaaaatttcacaatacgCAAACTATTCTGTACCACAATATTAATGATGATAGGTTTGAAAGTATCTCCAGCCCCTTGGATGATCCTGTCAATACGCAATTCGTTGGAATTagagaaaatattaaaagCCACCAGAATTTATGTGAAGAAAAACTCAAGAAGCGGGATACCGAAACAAAATACACTCTGTAcgatacaaataaatatttgtctGCATTTACCAATAGTCTGGACATGTATTTACCATGTGAAATTACTGCTTATCAGATGAAAGAAGTAAATAGAAGTAAGGTTTTCCAATTTAATAATCCAGAGCTTGAGGAGAAGGATGTAGATAATGCTGAGATGCGAATTGGGAAATATTTAATAGAGAATAGTTCGGATTCGAGAGATGAGTTATCAGAGGAAGAAGAATCTAGTGAGCAATTAAATTCTGCGAGAGATGCTAAAATTGACAAGGATAAAGTTATAGTGCTGAAAAAGCCAAATAATGCAGTGCAGAGAAGTCTAGAATATGTTGTCAGTAAACGTTTCCTGGATTTAAACAACGCAGAAGGACAAGAcagttttatacatatacctacagTACCGGCTCAGCATAAAATCATTACGTCACTACAAGATGTAAAGCATGAAGAGATTAGAGAAGCCTTTGAAACATCAAGGAGCACAACAGATCTAACATCTGCCCTAGCGCACAACAAGGCTGCTGAACGAGTGAAATCGAGCATCAGTGATATTGAAACAGGCTCTGGCAATCCAAAATTGTATctagtggataaaaaaatcgttatgGGAACGGACCCAGGATATAAGAGAATTAAATGTTCCAAACGACTAAAgatcaaaaatgaaaacttgtaTGATTCCAACAAAGTATATGAGTTGTGGGCAAATAGTAAATCGACTGCTAATAGCACTGATAATGAATCTCAGACAACCAGAAGGTTCATTTGTGCACCAAGTGACTCGAAGAGATGCCGTACaaacaaatttaaattcaatatatTCAAAAAGATCAAATCTTGTAAGAGTGAAAAAACTACCCATATTCCTCTTGACCAGCTACCTAAACCACCCTCTTCGTTTTTGGAAAGCTCTGCGCCCTCGCAGTCTACAATGTTGTCGTCAACAGCTGACACTGATTATTGGGAGTCAGATACTGTTTTGAATCTTCACAAAGGTGCTACTTTGCTGCTTCATACAAATCCTGCTACAAAAACTTACACCGATCCTACCCACATAAATCATTCCAAAAGAAATCACATAACCGCTAGTCCTGAGGAAAATCATGATCATTTACATCTTCAATCGAACAATCGTGCTTCAACTTCACATAAAGATACCGAGACTTATCTGCAGTCATCACCTGCACATCcaatgaatgaaaaacagcttaCTGCACCTCATGCTCTGCATACAGCTGCACCCCCGCCTCCTTCAGCTCTACCGCCACCTTATCCCTTCTGTTGTCCATTTGTTCCATACATGATGCAGTACTGGCAAAATTATCAACAACCACCACCGGCTTCAAAGCTTCCACTACCTGACGGAGATTGGCAACCGACTGTCAGAAAGAATGGCAATGAGCCACCACCTCCAGATATGGTTCCCATTCCATGGTTTCCACCAATGTCAAATGTACATGATCACCCACCACgtgctgaaatgaattttacaacGTCAAATAACATACACGCTCAACCACCACCCGAGTGGCTAATGATGCCTAGAGGGTACGCACCCTGTTTTCCATGCAGTAATACTACTGAGTCTTATTTGAGGAAAACTGATTCCTCAGTTTGTAAGGATGATGAACCTCCTGTTGAAATTAGCGAGAATAAacaggatgaaaaaaagaaaacagtatCTAGtaaattgttcaaaatatttcgGAGAAAAAATCGTGCTGAAATGGACACATTGGATGATGATGGCAAAAAA GGCAAATATCATCGATCTGGCTCGGAAGCTAAACTGGTTCGTAAAGTACGAGTGGTGGAAAATGAAGAGAACAACACTAACGGTCAGAGCATTTGGGAATCTCCGGATATTGCTGGAATC CCTGTTAAATCAAATGTAGGTAACTCCAGAAGAAATTGGACGATGCTTTCGCAGAGGTTTTCGAGCAGATGGATTAACCCTGGCCGGGGACGAGTACGTGTGTACAAGAACACCAAGTGA
- the LOC124215066 gene encoding uncharacterized protein isoform X4, translated as MNNNEKNSHTNNDTTNARACSIAIPKEQSIRHSLRLQENPHFLITAKGSQLGYGTHDKTNTDVSTAITTPLPENLIEKSPHVNENLIKDQTYKHWPEKFNKVVPRSVEKPRGRVCDKQEGKNSKILISNDKSEVITTCKRQSRSTGNREILKNKSNDCQKTSCRISRETKSPKVKEVSCNTVLSSVPRIIPQQAPRHKGQKGKEGILAHCTEKVVKKVKKKQDVHFSKKTSAKADMQEKIELDKQRIKKNIENLKKSYEAKKKYCQKIVEIKNLQTNNARDNNDCINAKNENNGAARTRIFNLKKSIQMDKNFSTSKIESNDVNSAPETQHKNEPKSKASDPTNLNCTKCCIDSTRNTIQSSKDVKICCEKDVSKTAEIESIANLIEPSNCDCNRLKQLLVANKFSSISEDKIMYNANSINYGCYSDQPYRKGPNKQQDYRNYAINADIKLTKLEKDKSTVNDDAKYNLMKTLIHPASEINGSQGLNNNTIKFSLYKHQSKDGLANCKDEKTQDVYKNSGSSNSTVNVETASLSNIVTQLPDNMSKMESYETLNAAKITAYLKHPSSSNTSDKIISNLKTNGYKYSKKYRRFNHKEKNMCCNMARYIERMVSNEKKYQKHEKKIDPERKNVKIIIDENSPKTSRIRIVNDRSSVSVVCHGSEKTTSPSRRSNNTAAKNTESSGGESSGYKSYHNDLHKRHFDHSDQAKMNSTEHQQIEHVTERKFHNTQTILYHNINDDRFESISSPLDDPVNTQFVGIRENIKSHQNLCEEKLKKRDTETKYTLYDTNKYLSAFTNSLDMYLPCEITAYQMKEVNRSKVFQFNNPELEEKDVDNAEMRIGKYLIENSSDSRDELSEEEESSEQLNSARDAKIDKDKVIVLKKPNNAVQRSLEYVVSKRFLDLNNAEGQDSFIHIPTVPAQHKIITSLQDVKHEEIREAFETSRSTTDLTSALAHNKAAERVKSSISDIETGSGNPKLYLVDKKIVMGTDPGYKRIKCSKRLKIKNENLYDSNKVYELWANSKSTANSTDNESQTTRRFICAPSDSKRCRTNKFKFNIFKKIKSCKSEKTTHIPLDQLPKPPSSFLESSAPSQSTMLSSTADTDYWESDTVLNLHKGATLLLHTNPATKTYTDPTHINHSKRNHITASPEENHDHLHLQSNNRASTSHKDTETYLQSSPAHPMNEKQLTAPHALHTAAPPPPSALPPPYPFCCPFVPYMMQYWQNYQQPPPASKLPLPDGDWQPTVRKNGNEPPPPDMVPIPWFPPMSNVHDHPPRAEMNFTTSNNIHAQPPPEWLMMPRGYAPCFPCSNTTESYLRKTDSSVCKDDEPPVEISENKQDEKKKTVSSKLFKIFRRKNRAEMDTLDDDGKKGKYHRSGSEAKLVRKVRVVENEENNTNGNSRRNWTMLSQRFSSRWINPGRGRVRVYKNTK; from the exons AtgaacaataatgaaaaaaactcgCATACTAATAACGATACAACGAATGCCAGAGCTTGCAGCATTGCTATACCTAAAGAACAATCAATTCGCCATTCTTTACGCCTCCAAGAAAAtccacattttttaattactgcTAAAGGGTCGCAACTGGGTTATGGAACACATGATAAAACTAATACCGACGTGTCAACTGCAATAACAACACCTTTACCTGaaaatttgatagaaaaatcTCCTCATGTTAACGAAAATCTGATAAAGGATCAAACCTACAAACATTGGCCAGAGAAGTTTAACAAAGTCGTGCCTAGATCTGTTGAAAAACCAAGAGGTAGAGTTTGTGATAAGCAGgagggaaaaaattctaagatattaatttcaaacgacAAATCAGAGGTGATAACTACATGCAAAAGACAATCCAGATCAACAGGTAATAgagaaattctcaaaaataaatcaaatgaTTGTCAAAAAACTTCATGCAGAATAAGCAGAGAAACGAAGTCACCTAAAGTAAAGGAAGTGTCTTGTAATACTGTTCTGTCCTCAGTTCCGCGTATCATTCCACAGCAAGCACCTAGACACAAGGGTCAAAAGGGAAAAGAGGGAATATTAGCTCATTGCACTGAGaaagttgtgaaaaaagttaaaaagaaGCAAGATGTGCATTTCTCGAAAAAAACTTCAGCAAAAGCCGACATGCAGGAAAAGATCGAATTAGATAAACAacgaattaagaaaaatatagaaaatttaaaaaagagtTACGAGgctaagaaaaaatattgtcaaaaaattgttgaaatcaaaaatttacaaacaaataATGCTCGTGACAACAATGACTGTATCAATGCAAAGAATGAGAACAATGGAGCAGCTCGAACAAGAATTTTCAATCTTAAGAAGTCTATACAAATGgataaaaacttttccacTTCCAAGATTGAATCTAATGATGTTAATTCTGCACCTGAAACACAGCACAAGAATGAGCCAAAAAGTAAAGCAAGTGACCCGACCAACTTGAATTGTACAAAATGTTGTATTGATTCCACTCGTAATACTATCCAGTCGAGCAAGGATGTAAAAATATGTTGCGAGAAAGATGTCTCAAAAACAGCAGAGATTGAATCGATAGCGAATTTGATAGAACCATCGAACTGTGATTGTAACAGACTGAAACAATTGTTAGTTGCCAACAAATTTTCGTCTATTTCTGAAgataaaatcatgtataatgccaattcaataaattatgGATGCTATTCTGATCAACCATATCGTAAAGGACCCAACAAACAACAAGATTACAGAAACTATGCTATTAATGCAGATATAAAATTGACCAAActagaaaaagataaaagcACTGTCAACGATGATGCAAAATATAATCTTATGAAAACCTTGATACACCCAGCATCTGAAATTAATGGTTCTCAAggattgaataataatactatcaaattttcactctACAAACATCAATCGAAAGATGGTCTAGCTAATTGTAAGGATGAAAAAACTCAAGACGTTTACAAAAACTCCGGAAGCAGCAACAGCACGGTGAATGTTGAAACAGCAAGCTTATCAAATATTGTAACACAGTTACCAGATAACATGAGTAAAATGGAGAGCTATGAGACTTTGAATGCTGCTAAAATCACAGCATATTTGAAACACCCGTCGTCAAGTAACACCTCAGACAAAATaatatcgaatttgaaaacgaatggttataaatattcgaaaaagtACAGACGTTTCAATcataaagagaaaaatatgtgCTGCAATATGGCACGTTACATTGAAAGAATGGTGTCGAATGAGAAAAAGTATCAGAaacatgaaaagaaaattgatccAGAGCGAAAAAACGTCAAAATAATCATCGATGAAAACAGCCCGAAAACCAGCCGAATAAGAATAGTGAACGATAGATCCAGTGTCAGTGTTGTTTGTCATGGTTCGGAGAAAACAACATCTCCAAGTAGAAGAAGTAACAATACGGCAGCGAAAAATACTGAATCCAGCGGAGGAGAAAGCAGCGGCTATAAATCATATCACAACGATTTGCACAAGAGACATTTTGATCACTCCGATCAAGCCAAAATGAACTCGACTGAGCATCAACAAATTGAACATGTtacagaaagaaaatttcacaatacgCAAACTATTCTGTACCACAATATTAATGATGATAGGTTTGAAAGTATCTCCAGCCCCTTGGATGATCCTGTCAATACGCAATTCGTTGGAATTagagaaaatattaaaagCCACCAGAATTTATGTGAAGAAAAACTCAAGAAGCGGGATACCGAAACAAAATACACTCTGTAcgatacaaataaatatttgtctGCATTTACCAATAGTCTGGACATGTATTTACCATGTGAAATTACTGCTTATCAGATGAAAGAAGTAAATAGAAGTAAGGTTTTCCAATTTAATAATCCAGAGCTTGAGGAGAAGGATGTAGATAATGCTGAGATGCGAATTGGGAAATATTTAATAGAGAATAGTTCGGATTCGAGAGATGAGTTATCAGAGGAAGAAGAATCTAGTGAGCAATTAAATTCTGCGAGAGATGCTAAAATTGACAAGGATAAAGTTATAGTGCTGAAAAAGCCAAATAATGCAGTGCAGAGAAGTCTAGAATATGTTGTCAGTAAACGTTTCCTGGATTTAAACAACGCAGAAGGACAAGAcagttttatacatatacctacagTACCGGCTCAGCATAAAATCATTACGTCACTACAAGATGTAAAGCATGAAGAGATTAGAGAAGCCTTTGAAACATCAAGGAGCACAACAGATCTAACATCTGCCCTAGCGCACAACAAGGCTGCTGAACGAGTGAAATCGAGCATCAGTGATATTGAAACAGGCTCTGGCAATCCAAAATTGTATctagtggataaaaaaatcgttatgGGAACGGACCCAGGATATAAGAGAATTAAATGTTCCAAACGACTAAAgatcaaaaatgaaaacttgtaTGATTCCAACAAAGTATATGAGTTGTGGGCAAATAGTAAATCGACTGCTAATAGCACTGATAATGAATCTCAGACAACCAGAAGGTTCATTTGTGCACCAAGTGACTCGAAGAGATGCCGTACaaacaaatttaaattcaatatatTCAAAAAGATCAAATCTTGTAAGAGTGAAAAAACTACCCATATTCCTCTTGACCAGCTACCTAAACCACCCTCTTCGTTTTTGGAAAGCTCTGCGCCCTCGCAGTCTACAATGTTGTCGTCAACAGCTGACACTGATTATTGGGAGTCAGATACTGTTTTGAATCTTCACAAAGGTGCTACTTTGCTGCTTCATACAAATCCTGCTACAAAAACTTACACCGATCCTACCCACATAAATCATTCCAAAAGAAATCACATAACCGCTAGTCCTGAGGAAAATCATGATCATTTACATCTTCAATCGAACAATCGTGCTTCAACTTCACATAAAGATACCGAGACTTATCTGCAGTCATCACCTGCACATCcaatgaatgaaaaacagcttaCTGCACCTCATGCTCTGCATACAGCTGCACCCCCGCCTCCTTCAGCTCTACCGCCACCTTATCCCTTCTGTTGTCCATTTGTTCCATACATGATGCAGTACTGGCAAAATTATCAACAACCACCACCGGCTTCAAAGCTTCCACTACCTGACGGAGATTGGCAACCGACTGTCAGAAAGAATGGCAATGAGCCACCACCTCCAGATATGGTTCCCATTCCATGGTTTCCACCAATGTCAAATGTACATGATCACCCACCACgtgctgaaatgaattttacaacGTCAAATAACATACACGCTCAACCACCACCCGAGTGGCTAATGATGCCTAGAGGGTACGCACCCTGTTTTCCATGCAGTAATACTACTGAGTCTTATTTGAGGAAAACTGATTCCTCAGTTTGTAAGGATGATGAACCTCCTGTTGAAATTAGCGAGAATAAacaggatgaaaaaaagaaaacagtatCTAGtaaattgttcaaaatatttcgGAGAAAAAATCGTGCTGAAATGGACACATTGGATGATGATGGCAAAAAA GGCAAATATCATCGATCTGGCTCGGAAGCTAAACTGGTTCGTAAAGTACGAGTGGTGGAAAATGAAGAGAACAACACTAACG GTAACTCCAGAAGAAATTGGACGATGCTTTCGCAGAGGTTTTCGAGCAGATGGATTAACCCTGGCCGGGGACGAGTACGTGTGTACAAGAACACCAAGTGA